One segment of Zhihengliuella halotolerans DNA contains the following:
- a CDS encoding DUF418 domain-containing protein: MTHEDTPHPQAAAPAPAPSRVLDLDALRAFALLGIFLVNVQFFVDPGMIVNQRAETDALGDVVNAVTAAVFMGKFYLLFSFLFGYSFVLLWDASARRGANVTRVALRRFLGLFVLGLAHGLLLFTGDILVTYALCGLILLAARHASVAAARTTAIVLTVVIGLGVLALAAMMFAMESFMDFDSLVAEEAGGLEGLLEGPYLHLLLGMYPMTLANVLFIQGPVALAMFFVGLAAAKSRWIENATTTRLRRILIVGLAVGLPGAVATGWLQVYAGSLPAELFAFGIATLTGPFLTAAYVTALLLAFRSGAGAKLRAALAPAGRMALTNYLTQSAVMALVYTDYGLDLGGRVHPGAAVLICLGVFAAQLAFSAFWMRRFERGPLEGLFRAFTYWRAPSWR, translated from the coding sequence ATGACCCACGAGGACACCCCACACCCCCAGGCCGCCGCGCCTGCGCCCGCGCCGTCACGAGTGCTCGATCTGGACGCCTTGCGCGCGTTCGCCCTGCTCGGCATCTTCCTAGTCAACGTGCAGTTCTTCGTCGACCCGGGCATGATTGTCAACCAACGTGCGGAGACCGACGCACTGGGCGACGTCGTCAACGCCGTGACGGCGGCTGTCTTCATGGGCAAGTTCTACCTGCTGTTCTCGTTCCTCTTCGGCTACAGCTTCGTCCTGCTCTGGGACGCGAGCGCGCGCCGCGGCGCGAACGTCACCCGCGTCGCCCTCCGGCGCTTCCTGGGTCTGTTCGTCCTCGGCCTGGCGCACGGACTGCTGCTCTTCACGGGCGACATCCTGGTCACCTACGCCCTCTGCGGGCTGATCCTGCTGGCGGCTCGCCACGCGAGCGTCGCCGCCGCGCGCACCACGGCGATCGTGCTGACCGTGGTCATCGGGCTCGGGGTACTCGCGCTGGCGGCGATGATGTTCGCAATGGAGTCGTTCATGGACTTCGACTCGCTCGTAGCCGAGGAGGCCGGCGGGCTCGAGGGACTGCTCGAGGGCCCGTATCTACACCTCCTGCTCGGGATGTACCCGATGACTCTCGCCAACGTGTTGTTCATCCAGGGGCCGGTCGCGCTGGCGATGTTCTTCGTCGGTCTGGCCGCAGCCAAGTCGCGCTGGATCGAGAACGCGACGACGACGCGCCTGCGCCGGATCCTGATCGTCGGCCTCGCGGTGGGCCTGCCGGGTGCCGTCGCCACGGGCTGGCTGCAGGTGTACGCCGGTTCGCTGCCCGCCGAGCTCTTCGCGTTCGGAATCGCGACGCTCACGGGCCCTTTCCTGACGGCCGCGTACGTGACCGCCCTGCTGCTGGCGTTCCGCTCCGGGGCGGGCGCGAAGCTAAGGGCCGCCCTCGCCCCGGCCGGGCGTATGGCACTGACCAACTACCTGACCCAGTCGGCGGTCATGGCGCTGGTCTACACCGATTACGGTCTCGACCTGGGCGGGCGAGTCCACCCGGGGGCGGCCGTGCTCATCTGCCTCGGCGTGTTCGCCGCGCAGCTGGCCTTCAGCGCCTTCTGGATGCGCCGCTTCGAGCGCGGTCCGCTCGAAGGGCTGTTCCGGGCGTTCACCTACTGGCGCGCGCCCAGCTGGCGCTAG
- a CDS encoding histidine phosphatase family protein → MTNRPTLWLVRHGETEWSRSGQYTGLTDLPLLPEGEAQAVDAGRTLAATGVEFDLVLSSPLQRAWRTAELAGFADVERVPTAHEWDYGDYEGVASADVRAKDPSYRIWNDGVPGGETLAQVAARADGIVERVRAELGEGENAILFSHGHFSRVMVARWLGLPADTGRHFLLGTAKVSKLGWDKTTPAVEAWGL, encoded by the coding sequence ATGACGAATCGACCGACCCTGTGGCTCGTGCGCCACGGCGAGACGGAATGGTCGCGTTCCGGCCAGTACACCGGCCTGACCGACCTGCCGCTGCTGCCCGAGGGCGAGGCGCAGGCCGTCGATGCCGGACGCACCCTGGCCGCGACCGGCGTCGAATTCGATCTGGTGCTCTCCAGCCCGCTGCAGCGCGCCTGGCGCACGGCCGAGCTGGCGGGTTTCGCCGACGTCGAACGCGTGCCGACCGCGCACGAGTGGGACTACGGCGACTACGAGGGCGTGGCCAGCGCCGACGTGCGCGCCAAGGACCCGTCCTACCGGATCTGGAACGACGGCGTGCCCGGCGGCGAGACGCTCGCCCAGGTCGCGGCGCGCGCCGACGGCATCGTCGAGCGCGTGCGCGCCGAACTGGGGGAGGGCGAGAACGCGATCCTCTTCTCCCACGGCCACTTCAGCCGGGTCATGGTAGCTCGCTGGCTCGGGCTGCCGGCCGATACGGGCCGGCACTTTCTGCTGGGCACGGCGAAGGTATCGAAGCTCGGCTGGGACAAGACGACGCCGGCCGTGGAGGCCTGGGGCCTCTAG
- a CDS encoding CCA tRNA nucleotidyltransferase, whose protein sequence is MHQLPEPAALRESLPAVVFDLADRFSAAGFELSLVGGPVRDLFLGRVSPDLDFTTDATPEQTLAAIDGFADAVWEVGREFGTIAFRVGRDTIEVTTYRAEAYDPASRKPIVAFGTSLEDDLFRRDFSMNAMALRLPKLELVDPFGGYTDLEAGVIRTPGAPSSSFSDDPLRMMRAARFASQLGVDVHDDVRTAMVDMAERISIISAERVRDELVKLICGAHPRAGVDLLVETGLADRVLPEVSALQLETDEHHRHKDVYQHSLQVLEQAAGLETDADGPVPGPSFVLRFAALMHDVGKPATRRFEPSGSVSFRHHDVVGSKLVKKRMRALRFDNDSIKAVARLVELHMRFYGYGEAGWSDSAVRRYVNDAGDLLEFLHRLTRSDVTTRNRRKAERLAHAYDDLERRIEQLAEQEELASVRPDLDGKAIMDLLGIRPGPVVGRAYKHMLELRLDNGPMEHDDAVAALRAWWASQPESTTAPAATGD, encoded by the coding sequence ATGCACCAGCTTCCCGAACCCGCGGCTCTGCGCGAGAGCCTGCCAGCCGTCGTCTTCGACCTCGCGGACCGTTTCAGCGCCGCCGGATTCGAGCTGTCGCTGGTCGGTGGTCCCGTCCGCGACCTGTTCCTGGGCCGCGTCTCCCCGGACCTCGATTTCACGACCGACGCCACGCCCGAGCAGACGCTCGCGGCGATCGACGGCTTCGCGGACGCGGTGTGGGAAGTCGGGCGCGAGTTCGGCACCATCGCCTTCCGCGTCGGCCGCGACACGATCGAGGTCACCACCTACCGGGCCGAGGCCTACGATCCGGCCTCCCGCAAGCCGATCGTGGCGTTCGGCACGAGCCTCGAAGACGACCTCTTCCGCCGCGACTTCTCGATGAACGCGATGGCGCTGCGGCTGCCGAAGCTCGAACTGGTCGATCCCTTCGGCGGCTACACCGACCTCGAAGCGGGCGTGATCCGCACTCCGGGCGCGCCGTCGTCGTCCTTCTCCGACGATCCGCTGCGCATGATGCGCGCGGCGCGTTTCGCCTCCCAGCTGGGCGTCGACGTGCACGACGACGTCCGCACCGCCATGGTCGACATGGCCGAGCGGATCTCGATCATCTCGGCCGAGCGGGTCCGCGACGAGCTCGTCAAGCTCATCTGCGGCGCGCACCCGCGCGCCGGCGTCGACCTGCTCGTCGAGACGGGTCTGGCCGACCGGGTGCTGCCCGAAGTCTCCGCGCTGCAGCTCGAGACCGACGAGCACCACCGCCACAAGGACGTCTACCAGCACAGTCTGCAGGTCCTCGAGCAGGCCGCCGGGTTGGAGACGGACGCCGACGGGCCGGTGCCGGGTCCGAGCTTCGTCCTGCGTTTCGCCGCCCTCATGCACGACGTCGGCAAACCGGCGACGCGCCGCTTCGAACCCTCGGGGTCGGTCTCCTTCCGCCACCACGACGTCGTCGGCTCCAAGCTCGTCAAGAAGCGCATGCGCGCCCTGCGCTTCGACAACGACTCGATCAAGGCGGTGGCCCGCCTCGTCGAGCTGCACATGCGCTTCTACGGGTACGGGGAGGCCGGGTGGTCGGACTCGGCCGTACGCCGGTACGTGAACGACGCCGGCGACCTGCTCGAATTCCTGCACCGGCTCACTCGTTCGGACGTCACCACGCGTAATCGGCGCAAGGCCGAGCGCCTGGCGCACGCCTACGATGATCTGGAGCGCCGCATCGAGCAGCTCGCCGAGCAGGAGGAGCTCGCCTCCGTCCGCCCTGACCTGGACGGCAAGGCGATCATGGACCTGTTGGGCATCCGCCCGGGCCCCGTGGTGGGCCGCGCCTACAAGCACATGCTCGAACTTCGGCTCGATAACGGGCCGATGGAACACGACGACGCCGTCGCCGCCCTGCGCGCCTGGTGGGCCTCCCAGCCGGAGAGCACCACAGCCCCGGCCGCAACCGGCGACTGA
- a CDS encoding NUDIX hydrolase yields the protein MAHAHSQQQGQHTLPTVEEVSSGGVVVDLGKPELPVAIIARYNRGGRLEWCLPKGHPEGAESNEQAAVREVEEETGIAGEVLAALGSIDYWFTVSTYRVHKTVHHFLLKATGGELTIENDPDQEAVDVAWVPLRDLGRRLSFPNERRIADLAREVLPQHVE from the coding sequence ATGGCCCATGCGCACTCGCAGCAGCAGGGCCAGCACACACTGCCCACCGTGGAGGAAGTCTCCTCCGGTGGCGTCGTCGTCGACCTCGGCAAACCCGAGCTCCCAGTGGCGATCATCGCCCGCTACAACCGCGGCGGACGCCTCGAATGGTGCCTGCCCAAGGGGCATCCCGAGGGCGCGGAATCCAACGAGCAGGCCGCGGTCCGCGAAGTCGAGGAGGAGACCGGCATCGCCGGCGAGGTCCTCGCCGCGCTGGGCAGCATCGACTACTGGTTCACGGTCTCGACCTACCGCGTGCACAAGACGGTCCACCACTTCCTGCTCAAGGCCACCGGCGGCGAGCTGACGATCGAGAACGACCCGGACCAGGAGGCCGTCGACGTGGCCTGGGTCCCGCTCAGGGACCTCGGCCGGAGACTGTCCTTCCCCAACGAACGGCGCATCGCCGATCTGGCCCGCGAGGTCCTGCCGCAGCATGTCGAGTAG
- the murJ gene encoding murein biosynthesis integral membrane protein MurJ: MSSSERPAAEAGGVEPEIPDAPAPQSNSRAYALMASGTTVSRVLGFARTALLAVAIGSNTPIGDIFEKANVIPTIIFMLVAGGIFNVVLVPQLIKASKNADRGSAYTSKLITLTVTFMAAATILLTLLAGPIISALTVGWSEPMLALATAFAYWCLPQVFFYGVYSVVGQVLNAHGRFGWFMWAPVVNNIVQIAVIGTYIGLFGAFRADTDQLAEWTTAQTVLLAGGSTLGIALQALVLFAPLRTTGLRIRPNFRFRGMGLTHVGKIAAWTLASMMVGNLASLLYSRIASEATAARESLSAGGASVAGEYALNTSQLITVLPHSIFALSLATVIFNELTRAFHDDRAHDVPALLSKGLRTTAVPIVFASVAIVVLAGPLGRLFGGTSVDAAAAGAAIGQLLLLTALGLPFKSAHFFLIRVFYAQEDTKTPMLIQTAIAVVGLIAAFTMAALIPPTNIVMGIALLYGATNVLSAILAHFLVVRRHGDYGVGRVVDTYIRVGWFALIAGAAGSVALWLLGGFSFGFAFSGIFPAVATLAICGVVMIVVYLLLLKAARLEELDEFIGPLARRIPDLSRRRASAKATPRRRGEDGPR; encoded by the coding sequence ATGTCGAGTAGCGAACGGCCGGCAGCCGAGGCCGGCGGTGTCGAGCCGGAGATCCCCGACGCGCCGGCCCCCCAATCGAACTCTCGCGCCTACGCCCTTATGGCCAGCGGCACCACGGTCTCCCGCGTGCTGGGCTTCGCGCGGACGGCCCTGCTCGCCGTCGCCATCGGATCGAACACCCCGATCGGCGATATTTTCGAGAAGGCCAATGTCATCCCGACGATCATCTTCATGCTCGTCGCGGGCGGCATCTTCAACGTGGTCCTCGTCCCGCAGCTGATCAAGGCCTCCAAGAACGCGGATCGCGGGTCCGCGTACACGTCCAAGCTCATCACCCTCACGGTGACGTTCATGGCGGCGGCGACCATCCTGCTGACCCTGCTGGCCGGGCCGATCATCTCGGCGCTCACGGTCGGCTGGTCGGAGCCAATGTTGGCTCTCGCCACGGCGTTCGCCTACTGGTGCCTGCCCCAGGTCTTCTTCTACGGCGTCTACTCGGTCGTCGGCCAAGTGCTCAACGCGCACGGGCGGTTCGGCTGGTTCATGTGGGCACCCGTCGTGAACAACATCGTGCAGATCGCCGTGATCGGCACCTACATCGGCCTGTTCGGCGCGTTCCGCGCGGACACCGACCAGCTCGCCGAGTGGACAACCGCCCAGACCGTCCTGCTCGCCGGCGGTTCGACGCTGGGCATCGCCCTCCAGGCCCTCGTGCTGTTCGCCCCGCTGCGCACCACGGGCCTGCGGATTCGTCCGAACTTCCGCTTCCGAGGCATGGGCCTGACCCACGTCGGGAAGATCGCCGCGTGGACCCTCGCATCGATGATGGTCGGCAACCTCGCCTCGCTGCTCTATTCGCGCATCGCCTCCGAGGCGACGGCCGCCCGCGAAAGCCTCTCCGCCGGCGGCGCCTCGGTCGCTGGCGAGTACGCGCTGAACACCTCGCAGCTCATCACGGTCCTGCCGCACTCGATCTTCGCGCTCTCGCTGGCCACGGTGATCTTCAACGAGCTCACCCGGGCCTTCCACGACGACCGCGCGCACGACGTGCCCGCCCTTCTCTCCAAGGGACTGCGCACGACGGCGGTGCCCATCGTCTTCGCGTCCGTCGCCATCGTCGTCCTCGCCGGTCCACTCGGGCGGCTCTTCGGCGGCACGTCCGTCGACGCCGCGGCGGCCGGCGCGGCCATCGGGCAGCTGCTGCTGCTGACCGCGCTGGGGCTCCCCTTCAAGAGCGCCCACTTCTTCCTCATCCGCGTCTTCTATGCGCAGGAGGACACGAAGACGCCCATGCTGATCCAGACCGCGATCGCGGTCGTCGGACTCATCGCCGCCTTCACGATGGCGGCGCTCATCCCCCCGACGAACATCGTGATGGGGATCGCGCTGCTCTACGGCGCCACGAATGTCCTCAGCGCGATCCTCGCCCATTTCCTGGTCGTGCGCCGGCACGGCGACTACGGGGTAGGCCGGGTCGTCGATACCTACATCCGTGTCGGATGGTTCGCCCTCATCGCGGGAGCCGCCGGCTCCGTCGCGCTCTGGCTGCTGGGCGGATTCTCGTTCGGGTTCGCGTTCTCCGGCATCTTCCCCGCCGTCGCCACGCTCGCGATCTGCGGGGTCGTCATGATCGTCGTCTACCTGCTGCTGCTGAAAGCCGCGCGCCTCGAGGAGCTCGACGAGTTCATCGGGCCCCTGGCGCGCAGGATCCCGGACCTCTCCCGGCGCCGCGCGAGCGCGAAGGCGACGCCCCGTCGTCGTGGAGAAGACGGCCCCCGCTAG
- the trxB gene encoding thioredoxin-disulfide reductase, translating to MATEAAESIRNVIIVGSGPAGYTAAIYTARANLNPLVIAGSVTAGGDLMNTTDVENFPGFPDGVMGPELMEHMRAQADRFGAEIMYEDVESTELTGEIKTVTLANGTTYRARAVIISTGSAYRELGLPGEKELSGHGVSWCATCDGFFFRDQEIAVVGGGDSAMEEALFLTKFASKVTVIHRREGLRASKTMADRALADPKIEFIWNSAVDAYEGDGKLTGVKVRNLIDGSVSSLAVTGLFVAIGSDPRVDLVKDQLELTGGGNIAVDGRTSKTSLKGVFAAGDVIDPTYRQAITAAGSGCVAAVDVEHYLGTLGATEESGAATAAV from the coding sequence GTGGCCACTGAAGCAGCTGAATCGATCCGCAACGTCATCATCGTCGGGTCCGGCCCAGCGGGTTACACCGCGGCGATCTACACCGCACGCGCCAACCTGAATCCGTTGGTGATCGCAGGTTCCGTCACTGCTGGTGGCGACCTGATGAACACCACCGACGTCGAGAATTTCCCGGGTTTCCCCGACGGCGTCATGGGTCCCGAACTCATGGAGCACATGCGCGCTCAGGCGGACCGCTTCGGCGCCGAGATCATGTACGAGGACGTCGAGTCGACGGAACTGACCGGCGAGATCAAGACCGTCACGCTCGCCAACGGCACGACCTACCGAGCACGTGCCGTCATCATTTCCACGGGCTCCGCCTACCGCGAGCTCGGCTTGCCCGGAGAAAAAGAACTCTCCGGACACGGCGTGTCGTGGTGTGCGACGTGTGATGGATTCTTCTTCCGCGACCAGGAGATCGCCGTCGTCGGCGGCGGCGATTCAGCCATGGAGGAAGCCCTCTTCCTGACCAAGTTCGCGTCCAAGGTCACCGTGATTCACCGTCGCGAGGGCCTACGAGCCTCGAAGACCATGGCGGACCGCGCCCTCGCCGACCCGAAGATCGAGTTCATCTGGAACAGCGCTGTCGACGCCTACGAGGGCGACGGAAAGCTGACCGGAGTGAAGGTCAGGAATCTGATCGATGGTTCGGTCTCTTCCCTCGCCGTGACGGGTCTGTTCGTGGCCATCGGCTCGGACCCACGCGTCGACCTCGTCAAGGATCAGCTCGAGCTGACCGGCGGCGGAAACATCGCCGTCGATGGTCGTACTTCCAAGACGAGCCTGAAGGGCGTTTTCGCTGCCGGCGATGTCATCGACCCGACCTACCGGCAGGCTATTACCGCGGCGGGTTCGGGCTGCGTCGCCGCCGTGGACGTCGAGCACTACCTCGGTACACTTGGCGCCACGGAGGAATCCGGCGCCGCAACGGCCGCAGTCTAG
- the trxA gene encoding thioredoxin — MSNAKDVTDASFQSDVLENDKAVIVDFWAEWCGPCRMLSPILDQIADEHSEKVDVVKINVDENPAIAAKYGITSIPAVYVFKGGEHVASSIGAKPKQVIEQEFAEYL, encoded by the coding sequence ATGAGCAACGCCAAGGACGTCACCGACGCCTCATTCCAGTCTGACGTGCTGGAGAACGACAAGGCCGTGATCGTCGACTTCTGGGCCGAGTGGTGCGGCCCCTGCCGCATGCTGTCCCCGATCCTCGATCAGATCGCCGACGAGCACTCGGAGAAGGTCGACGTCGTCAAAATCAACGTCGACGAGAACCCGGCCATCGCCGCAAAGTACGGCATCACCTCGATTCCGGCCGTCTACGTCTTCAAGGGTGGCGAACACGTCGCCAGCTCCATCGGGGCCAAGCCTAAGCAGGTCATCGAGCAGGAGTTCGCCGAATACCTCTAG
- a CDS encoding ParB/RepB/Spo0J family partition protein has protein sequence MAEKRRGLGRGLGALISSSPTADTGQDGPGADEGGDNRPADSSTKTSTQRAPKQAAKPSSGTGKGPAPEGVRGPAGRPEASKDPSTATSDRRPSRSPEEDEARVSTTDPAKAAGRAGAVARTKARPVDMFFTPGRTADADHDGSKGSSSSTRTAPSRGGKRPAMPDVIGQARSRSATSAADAVEAESPVAESKDEPSLVPVPGATFAELSVAAIHPNRKQPRQVFDEEDMDELVHSIKEIGLLQPIVVRPSTESGDAEYELVMGERRWRATQQAGLDTIPAIVRMTTDEDLLRDALLENLHRSQLNPLEEAAAYQQLLGEFGCTQEELSERIGRSRPQISNTIRLMKLPALVQRRVAAGVISQGHARALLALADPAEIERLAQRIVSEGLSVRATEELVAMNEGVEKKRRETKPRSTARHERLDYLANSLSDRLDTSVKISLGAKKGRVAIEFASVDDLNRIMALISPDGDK, from the coding sequence ATGGCAGAGAAGCGTCGTGGCCTAGGTCGCGGGTTGGGTGCACTAATCTCTAGCTCGCCGACCGCCGACACCGGACAAGATGGTCCCGGAGCGGACGAGGGCGGGGACAACAGGCCGGCCGACTCGAGTACCAAGACGTCGACTCAGAGGGCGCCCAAGCAGGCCGCCAAGCCGAGCTCGGGCACAGGGAAGGGACCCGCACCAGAGGGCGTGCGCGGTCCTGCAGGACGGCCTGAGGCTTCGAAGGACCCGTCGACCGCAACATCCGATCGTCGGCCCTCTCGGAGCCCTGAGGAGGACGAGGCGCGCGTGTCGACGACGGATCCTGCCAAGGCTGCGGGCAGAGCGGGCGCCGTTGCGCGAACCAAGGCGCGCCCAGTTGACATGTTCTTCACTCCCGGCCGCACTGCCGACGCGGATCACGACGGCAGCAAGGGATCGTCGTCGTCGACCCGAACGGCGCCGTCGAGGGGCGGCAAACGCCCCGCTATGCCAGATGTTATCGGACAGGCCCGATCGCGGTCGGCTACGTCCGCTGCCGACGCAGTAGAAGCGGAGTCACCGGTAGCTGAATCCAAGGACGAGCCGTCGCTAGTTCCTGTACCTGGGGCCACCTTCGCCGAGCTTTCCGTCGCGGCGATCCACCCGAATCGCAAGCAGCCACGTCAGGTCTTCGATGAAGAGGACATGGACGAGCTGGTACATTCCATTAAGGAGATCGGCCTCCTGCAGCCGATCGTGGTACGTCCTTCCACTGAGTCCGGCGATGCCGAATACGAACTCGTCATGGGCGAGCGCCGCTGGCGTGCCACGCAGCAGGCCGGACTGGATACGATTCCCGCCATCGTCCGTATGACCACGGACGAAGATCTCCTTCGTGATGCGCTCCTTGAGAACCTGCACCGTTCCCAACTCAATCCACTCGAAGAGGCGGCGGCGTACCAGCAGTTGCTTGGGGAGTTCGGCTGTACCCAGGAAGAGCTGTCCGAACGAATCGGCCGTTCCCGTCCGCAGATCTCCAACACGATTCGGCTCATGAAGCTCCCAGCCCTCGTCCAACGACGGGTAGCAGCGGGTGTTATCAGCCAGGGACATGCGCGCGCATTGCTGGCTCTGGCGGACCCGGCGGAGATCGAACGCCTCGCACAACGGATCGTCTCTGAGGGCCTGTCCGTTCGGGCGACCGAGGAACTGGTCGCCATGAATGAGGGCGTCGAGAAGAAGCGGCGGGAGACTAAGCCACGTAGCACCGCGCGGCACGAGCGATTGGACTATCTCGCCAATTCGCTCTCGGATCGGTTGGACACGAGCGTCAAGATCTCCCTGGGTGCAAAGAAGGGCCGGGTCGCTATCGAGTTCGCCAGCGTCGACGACCTGAATCGCATTATGGCTCTGATCTCGCCGGACGGTGACAAGTAG
- a CDS encoding ParA family protein, whose amino-acid sequence MGNSVATEPVHQQLEARVRNIMDTMDDSTPLASQLVNENMRRERLKGRGLPKPDRTRYFTISNQKGGVGKTTTTVNVAAALAQSGLNVLVVDIDPQGNASTALGIEHHSEIDSIYDVLINDLPLQDVVAPCPDLDNLVVAPATIDLAGAEIELVSLVAREQRLRRALDQYATYRDAEGMDRLDYVFIDCPPSLGLLTVNAFVAAREVLIPIQCEYYALEGLSQLLKNIEMIQKHLNADLVVSTILLTMYDGRTNLAAQVAQEVRNHFPNEVLEAVIPRSVRISEAPSYQQSVITYDRSSTGALSYMEASTEIADRGVAKKT is encoded by the coding sequence ATCGGCAATTCGGTGGCGACCGAGCCGGTTCACCAACAACTAGAGGCACGGGTTCGGAACATTATGGACACCATGGACGACAGCACCCCATTGGCTAGTCAGCTGGTCAATGAGAACATGCGCCGAGAGCGGCTCAAGGGGCGGGGCCTGCCGAAGCCTGACCGTACGCGCTACTTCACAATCAGCAACCAGAAGGGCGGCGTCGGAAAGACGACGACGACTGTGAATGTTGCTGCAGCGCTAGCCCAATCCGGGCTCAACGTTCTCGTAGTCGACATCGATCCCCAGGGCAATGCGTCGACAGCGCTTGGTATTGAGCACCACTCGGAGATCGACAGCATCTACGATGTGCTCATCAACGATCTGCCGTTGCAGGACGTTGTCGCTCCCTGTCCGGATCTGGACAACCTGGTAGTTGCTCCCGCCACCATCGATCTTGCCGGGGCCGAAATCGAATTGGTCTCGCTCGTTGCGCGCGAACAGCGGCTACGCCGTGCGTTGGACCAGTACGCGACGTATCGTGACGCCGAAGGCATGGACCGACTGGACTATGTCTTCATTGACTGCCCGCCGAGTCTGGGGCTCTTGACCGTTAACGCGTTCGTTGCCGCGCGTGAGGTACTCATCCCGATTCAGTGCGAGTACTACGCGCTCGAGGGGCTTAGCCAACTTCTGAAGAACATCGAGATGATTCAGAAGCACTTGAACGCTGACCTCGTCGTCTCGACTATCCTGCTGACGATGTATGACGGACGGACCAACCTTGCAGCACAGGTAGCCCAGGAAGTCAGAAACCACTTCCCCAACGAGGTGCTTGAGGCGGTCATCCCGCGGAGCGTTCGAATCTCCGAGGCACCCAGCTACCAACAGTCTGTTATTACGTATGATCGCAGTTCGACAGGAGCCCTTTCCTACATGGAAGCCTCAACTGAGATTGCCGATAGGGGTGTCGCGAAGAAGACGTAG
- the rsmG gene encoding 16S rRNA (guanine(527)-N(7))-methyltransferase RsmG → MEEHALTIAERGAALEVFGERLALTERYVEHLATSGIERGLLGPREVPRLWGRHVLNCAVVTELIPQGAAVADVGSGAGLPGLTFALARPDLDITLIEPLERRCTWLGEVIVDLGLENIRVLRGRSELFFDEVDVDVVTARAVSALSKLADITLPLLHGRGELLALKGRSAAEEIEKARKVLRKRGALATDILTAGENVLEEPTTVVRVRVGSA, encoded by the coding sequence GTGGAAGAGCACGCATTGACCATCGCCGAACGCGGTGCTGCGTTGGAGGTCTTCGGGGAACGCCTCGCACTGACCGAACGTTACGTCGAGCATCTCGCCACCTCCGGTATCGAGCGAGGGCTCCTCGGTCCGCGAGAAGTTCCGCGCCTCTGGGGCCGGCACGTGCTCAATTGCGCGGTGGTTACTGAGCTGATTCCTCAGGGTGCCGCAGTCGCCGATGTCGGCAGTGGCGCCGGGCTGCCCGGCCTGACATTCGCTTTGGCCCGGCCCGACCTCGATATCACGCTGATTGAACCGCTGGAGCGTCGATGCACTTGGCTGGGTGAGGTGATCGTGGATCTCGGCTTGGAGAACATCAGGGTTCTTCGTGGTCGCTCGGAACTGTTCTTCGATGAAGTCGACGTGGATGTGGTGACAGCCCGTGCAGTCTCTGCGCTCAGCAAGCTGGCCGATATCACTCTGCCGCTGCTGCACGGACGCGGAGAACTGCTCGCTTTGAAGGGCCGTAGCGCGGCCGAAGAGATTGAGAAGGCGCGTAAGGTCCTGCGGAAGCGTGGCGCTCTAGCCACGGATATTCTGACGGCAGGGGAGAACGTCCTGGAGGAACCGACAACAGTCGTTCGTGTCCGGGTAGGCTCGGCTTGA
- a CDS encoding protein jag has translation MSEIPAPAESVEAEEIPPSRLEEEGDIAADYLEELLDIADIDGDIDIEIRKGRTYISIVQDEGDQSALRELVGQDGAGLDALQELTRLAVLTQTGHRSRLILDILEYRKGRSAQLQKIAADAAEQVKETGERVTLEPMSAYERKQVHDVVADLGLHSESDGEGSGRHVVVSAVV, from the coding sequence ATGAGCGAGATACCGGCACCAGCAGAATCCGTCGAGGCTGAAGAGATTCCGCCATCGAGACTCGAAGAAGAAGGCGACATCGCCGCTGATTACCTCGAGGAATTGCTGGACATCGCGGACATCGATGGCGACATCGATATCGAGATTCGCAAGGGGCGCACCTACATCTCGATCGTCCAGGATGAGGGCGACCAGTCGGCGTTGCGCGAACTCGTCGGCCAGGATGGTGCCGGCCTGGATGCACTCCAGGAGCTCACACGGCTGGCGGTGCTCACACAGACCGGACATCGCTCACGTTTGATCCTGGACATCCTCGAGTACCGTAAGGGGCGGTCCGCTCAACTGCAGAAGATTGCGGCAGATGCGGCCGAACAGGTGAAGGAGACTGGCGAACGTGTCACGCTCGAGCCCATGAGCGCTTACGAGCGCAAGCAGGTACACGACGTCGTCGCTGATCTCGGCCTGCACAGCGAATCAGACGGAGAAGGTTCCGGCCGCCATGTCGTCGTCTCGGCGGTTGTTTAG